A region of Vitis riparia cultivar Riparia Gloire de Montpellier isolate 1030 chromosome 1, EGFV_Vit.rip_1.0, whole genome shotgun sequence DNA encodes the following proteins:
- the LOC117912992 gene encoding exocyst complex component EXO84A, with protein MGSSELSAFSGASFSSSIGDSAEFDVELTLNDRLKVFKTSQFDCKGYITSKCHATNEKEIRHLYAYLVDLKKASAEEMRKSVYANYSAFIRTSKEISDLEGELLSMRNLLSTQAALVHGLAEGVGVDSLSADSDSSTKEDTSDVTHKEPTDMEKWLIDFVENLDVLLAERRVDESLTVLDEGERTAQEASNRQTLSPSVFLYLQAAIKEGRQKLADQLAHVACQTSTSGLELRSTVQALKKLGDGPHAHKLLLNSHHHNLVNNMRIRPSSTSYGGAFTAALSHHVFSIIAQAANDSLSVFGDEPAYASELVTWAVKETKAFALLVKRHVLATSAAAGGLRLAAECVQTCLGHCSLLEARGLALSPILLKLFRPCIEEALTTNLKRIEQSSSALAVVDDWTLVLPPAGIRPLGAWTSSLGSAIASQLKLSTSAHRFNSMVQEFFEEVGPLESLQLGGSTLEGLLQVFNSYINLLIHALPGTMETEDNLGGSGHKIVRMAETESQQVALLANASMLADELLPRGAMKLSPLHQTGRMDTPGRVSDRQNRFPEHREWKRKLQRAVDRLRDSFCRQHALELIFTEDGEIRLTAEIYTSMDGSTNEPEWFPSPIFQEFFAKLTQIASIATDMFVGRERFATILLMRLTETVILWLSDDQSFWGEIEAGPKPLSTFGLQQFYLDMEFVILFSSQGRYLSRHLHQVIKNIIARAIDAFAAATGTDPYSVLPEDQWFAEVAQIAMKMLTGEANFGNVDHDATSPTASILSHGST; from the exons ATGGGATCATCGGAATTGTCAGCTTTCTCGGGGGCGTCATTTTCATCGAGCATAGGAGATTCTGCGGAATTTGACGTGGAATTAACGTTGAATGACAGGCTAAAAGTCTTCAAAACTTCTCAATTTGATTGCAAGGGCTACATCACCTCAAAATGCCATGCCACGAACGAAAAG GAAATAAGGCACTTGTACGCTTATCTGGTAGATTTAAAGAAGGCGTCTGCGGAGGAAATGCGTAAAAGCGTGTATGCTAATTATTCAGCCTTTATACG CACATCCAAGGAAATTTCAGATCTTGAAGGAGAGCTTCTTTCCATGAGAAATCTTTTATCAACTCAGGCAGCTCTAGTTCATGGTTTGGCTGAAGGAGTTGGGGTTGATTCCTTGTCTGCTGATTCCGATAGTTCAACAAAAGAGGACACATCTGATGTTACACATAAGGAACCTACTGACATGGAAAAATGGTTAATAGACTTTGTGGAGAATCTTGATGTTTTATTAGCTGAAAGGAGAGTGGATGAATCACTGACCGTCTTGGATGAAGGGGAAAGAACAGCACAAGAAGCTAGTAATAGGCAAACATTGAGCCCATCTGTTTTCTTATATCTGCAGGCTGCTATTAAAGAAGGAAGACAGAAGTTGGCTGATCAGCTTGCACATGTTGCCTGCCAAACTTCTACCTCTGGTCTTGAGCTTCGTTCAACTGTTCAAGCCCTAAAGAAACTGGGGGATGGCCCTCATGCTCATAAATTGCTGCTTAATTCTCACCATCATAATTTGGTGAACAATATGCGTATTCGCCCATCAAGCACTTCATATGGAGGAGCATTTACTGCTGCTCTTTCACATCATGTCTTCTCAATCATTGCCCAGGCAGCAAATGATTCCTTGTCAGTTTTTGGTGATGAGCCAGCATATGCATCTGAGCTTGTGACTTGGGCTGTCAAGGAGACCAAGGCTTTTGCTCTTCTGGTAAAGAGACATGTTCTAGCCACTTCGGCAGCTGCAGGCGGTCTAAGACTTGCTGCAGAATGCGTTCAAACATGCTTGGGTCACTGTTCCTTGTTAGAAGCTCGCGGATTAGCCCTTTCTCCTATTCTGTTGAAACTCTTCAGGCCTTGTATAGAAGAGGCACTGACTACCAACTTAAAAAGAATTGAACAGAGCAGCTCTGCTCTAGCTGTTGTAGATGATTGGACACTTGTCTTACCACCAGCTGGTATACGCCCTCTTGGTGCATGGACATCATCTCTTGGTAGTGCGATTGCATCACAGCTAAAGCTTTCAACCAGTGCTCACAGATTCAATTCAATGGTTCAG GAATTCTTTGAGGAGGTAGGGCCCCTTGAGAGCTTGCAGTTGGGTGGTTCCACATTGGAAGGTCTTTTACAAGTTTTCAACTCCTACATCAATTTGCTGATACATGCACTGCCAGGTACAATGGAAACTGAGGATAATCTTGGTGGCTCTGGGCATAAAATTGTTCGAATGGCAGAGACTGAATCTCAACAAGTAGCTCTGCTGGCAAATGCATCAATGCTAGCAGATGAACTGCTTCCACGTGGCGCTATGAAGCTTTCACCCTTGCACCAGACTGGTAGAATGGACACCCCTGGAAGAGTTTCAGACAGGCAAAACCGATTCCCCGAGCATAGAGAATGGAAGAGGAAGCTTCAACGTGCTGTTGATCGATTGCGAGATAGCTTCTGCCGACAACACGCTCTTGAACTCATCTTCACGGAAGATGGTGAAATCCGTTTGACTGCAGAGATCTATACAAGCATGGATGGAAGTACAAATGAGCCTGAATGGTTCCCATCTCCAATATTTCAG gaattttttgCAAAATTGACCCAAATAGCAAGCATTGCAACGGATATGTTTGTGGGAAGGGAAAGGTTTGCAACTATTCTACTGATGAGACTCACAGAGACAGTGATCCTGTGGCTTTCTGATGATCAAAGCTTTTGGGGAGAGATTGAGGCTGGGCCAAAGCCTTTGAGCACTTTTGGACTTCAACAG TTTTATTTGGATATGGAGTTTGTGATACTCTTTTCATCCCAAGGTCGTTACTTATCTCGTCATCTGCATCAAGTTATCAAAAACATCATAGCTAGAGCCATTGATGCATTTGCTGCTGCAACTGGAACAGACCCATATAG TGTGCTGCCAGAGGATCAATGGTTTGCTGAGGTTGCTCAAATAGCTATGAAGATGCTGACTGGAGAAGCCAACTTTGGAAATGTAGATCATGATGCAACCAGTCCCACTGCATCAATCTTATCTCATGGGAGTACCTAG
- the LOC117919996 gene encoding hydroxyproline O-galactosyltransferase GALT6-like — MKRGKFDTLVPTSRLKSIKILAGLLFLYLIFMSFEIPLVLRTGFGSLPGDGFNGFLGDAFSQQFMLESEQDMAEKDAPSRPSFRVSKGLSQSSRFRAPARRMREYKKVSGLAFHGGLLNSKDGYSELHKSAKHAWEVGKTLWEKLESGEIQVESKRKAQNQSESCPHSIALSGSEFQDRNKIMVLPCGLTLGSHITVVGKPHWAHAEYDPKIALLKDEDQSVMVSQFMMELQGLKTVDGEDPPRILHFNPRLKGDWSGKPVIEQNTCYRMQWGSALRCEGWKSRADEETVDGQVKCEKWIRDDDSRSEESKATWWLNRLIGRTKKVAIDWPYPFAEEKLFVLTVSAGLEGYHVNVDGRHVTSFPYRTGFVLEDATGLFVNGDIDVHSVFAASLPASHPSFAPQLHLEKLPKWQAPPLPDGPVELFIGILSAGNHFAERMAVRKSWMQHNLVKSSKVVARFFIALHGRKEINVELKKEAEYFGDTVIVPYMDNYDLVVLKTVAICEYGARTAAAKYIMKCDDDTFVRVDAVIKEARKVHEDNSLYVGNMNYYHKPLRYGKWAVTYEEWPEEDYPPYANGPGYIVSYDIAEFIVSEFEKHKLRLFKMEDVSMGMWVEQFNSSMPVQYLHSVKFCQFGCIEDYYTAHYQSPRQMICMWEKLQQQGKAHCCNMR; from the exons ATGAAGAGAGGAAAGTTCGATACACTGGTGCCAACGAGTCGGCTCAAATCGATTAAAATTTTGGCGGGTCTGCTGTTTCTGTACTtgattttcatgagttttgaaATCCCTCTAGTGCTTAGAACTGGGTTCGGATCGTTACCGGGTGATGGGTTTAACGGGTTTCTCGGTGACGCATTCTCTCAACAATTCATGCTGGAAAGCGAACAAGACATGGCGGAAAAAGATGCCCCAAGTCGACCCTCCTTTAGGGTTTCAAAGGGCTTGTCTCAGTCTTCGCGGTTTCGGGCCCCTGCGCGTCGAATGCGGGAGTACAAGAAAGTTTCTGGTTTGGCATTTCACGGGGGTCTTCTCAATAGTAAAGATGGCTATTCTGAGCTTCACAAGTCGGCCAAGCATGCGTGGGAAGTGGGGAAGACGCTTTGGGAGAAGCTGGAGTCGGGAGAAATCCAAGTTGAGTCGAAGAGGAAGGCGCAGAATCAGTCGGAGTCGTGCCCACATTCAATTGCGCTATCTGGTTCGGAGTTTCAGGATCGAAATAAAATTATGGTGCTTCCCTGTGGATTGACGCTGGGATCACATATTACGGTTGTGGGGAAGCCGCATTGGGCACATGCTGAGTACGACCCGAAGATAGCGTTATTGAAAGATGAGGATCAGAGTGTGATGGTTTCCCAGTTTATGATGGAGTTGCAGGGATTGAAAACAGTGGATGGAGAGGACCCGCCTAGGATACTGCATTTCAATCCAAGGTTGAAGGGCGATTGGAGCGGGAAGCCGGTGATTGAGCAGAATACTTGTTATAGAATGCAATGGGGGTCAGCCCTTCGGTGTGAGGGGTGGAAATCAAGGGCGGATGAAGAAACCG TTGATGGGCAGGTGAAATGTGAGAAGTGGATTCGTGATGATGATAGTCGTTCAGAAGAATCAAAGGCTACATGGTGGTTGAACAGGCTGATAGGGCGGACAAAGAAAGTGGCAATTGATTGGCCATATCCTTTTGCAGAGGAAAAGCTATTTGTTCTTACTGTGAGTGCAGGCTTGGAAGGTTATCACGTCAATGTTGATGGGAGGCATGTCACTTCTTTTCCCTATCGCACA GGATTTGTTCTTGAGGATGCCACTGGCCTATTTGTAAATGGGGACATTGATGTGCATTCTGTATTTGCTGCTTCTTTACCGGCATCACATCCAAGTTTTGCTCCTCAGTTGCATCTTGAGAAGTTGCCTAAATGGCAGGCCCCACCTCTTCCAGATGGACCTGTGGAGCTTTTCATTGGCATACTTTCTGCTGGCAATCACTTTGCTGAGCGGATGGCTGTGAGGAAATCTTGGATGCAGCATAACTTAGTCAAATCTTCTAAAGTTGTGGCTCGGTTCTTCATAGCATTG catggaagaaaagaaataaacgTGGAGCTAAAGAAGGAAGCAGAGTATTTTGGTGATACTGTTATAGTTCCTTACATGGATAATTATGACCTTGTTGTGTTAAAGACTGTTGCAATCTGTGAATATGGG GCTCGCACTGCTGCTGCAAAGTATATCATGAAGTGTGATGATGACACGTTTGTCAGGGTGGATGCTGTGATCAAGGAAGCAAGGAAAGTCCATGAAGATAACAGTCTGTATGTGGGAAATATGAATTACTACCACAAGCCCCTGCGATATGGTAAATGGGCAGTGACTTATGAG GAATGGCCAGAAGAAGATTATCCACCCTATGCAAATGGGCCAGGTTACATTGTGTCATATGACATTGCAGAATTCATTGTTTCAGAGTTTGAAAAACACAAATTGAGA CTGTTCAAGATGGAGGATGTGAGCATGGGAATGTGGGTGGAGCAGTTCAATAGTTCAATGCCAGTGCAGTATCTGCACAGTGTGAAGTTTTGCCAGTTTGGGTGCATTGAGGATTATTATACTGCACATTACCAGTCCCCGAGGCAGATGATTTGCATGTGGGAAAAATTGCAACAGCAAGGAAAGGCCCACTGCTGCAACATGAGATGA
- the LOC117920004 gene encoding wall-associated receptor kinase-like 10, with amino-acid sequence MKPKCLSITFLCISLILLPTLISSQSCQRTCGNQQLKYPFGSGPGCGDPRFQPYVACSQEKLSLITHTGSYTITNIDYNSQVLYITDPSMSTCSCAQPSKGFGLDWNAPFSFHDGNVFALLDCSITSSPIYKPDGLSGGGNSTLVPLCDSEGAPICSLLYSCRPISALNIPISTCCVYTPVDLGPSFEMDLQKLKCTSYSGFYSYNGQDSNPQSWKYGVALKYKFSINNDYPGACADCERSNGVCGYTGDYNSFICNCPGGVNTTGNCFFSAYWNNGLRPLPWQTGIWLIYYLALMVWIS; translated from the exons ATGAAGCCCAAATGCCTTTCCATCACTTTCCTCTGCATTTCTCTCATCTTACTCCCTACCCTGATTTCATCCCAGTCTTGCCAAAGAACATGTGGCAATCAACAGCTCAAATATCCTTTTGGCAGTGGCCCTGGTTGCGGTGATCCACGCTTCCAGCCATATGTAGCTTGTAGCCAAGAAAAGCTCTCCTTAATAACCCACACGGGCTCTTACACCATCACCAACATAGATTACAACTCTCAAGTTTTGTATATCACAGATCCATCCATGTCCACTTGCTCTTGTGCACAGCCAAGCAAAGGCTTTGGCCTAGATTGGAATGCTCCATTCAGTTTTCATGACGGCAATGTCTTTGCTCTACTTGACTGCTCAATTACTTCATCACCTATTTACAAACCAGACGGCCTCTCTGGTGGTGGAAACAGCACCCTGGTCCCTTTATGTGATAGCGAGGGTGCACCCATTTGCAGTCTCCTCTATTCTTGCAGGCCAATCAGCGCGCTCAACATCCCAATCTCCACATGCTGTGTTTACACGCCAGTTGATCTTGGGCCCTCATTTGAAATGGATTTGCAGAAGTTAAAGTGCACTTCATATTCCGGGTTTTATAGTTATAATGGCCAGGATTCTAACCCACAGAGTTGGAAATATGGAGTGGCACTAAAATATAAGTTCAGTATCAATAACGACTATCCGGGCGCATGTGCTGACTGCGAGAGGAGTAATGGAGTTTGTGGGTATACTGGAGATTATAATTCATTCATCTGCAACTGTCCTGGTGGGGTGAACACGACAGGGAATTGTTTCTTCTCGGCATATTGGAACAACGGTTTGAGGCCTCTTCCATGGCAAACGG GAATTTGGCTGATCTATTATCTGGCATTGATGGTTTGGATTTCGTAG
- the LOC117915705 gene encoding pentatricopeptide repeat-containing protein At1g05670, mitochondrial, producing MKRHVISFSRHCFQVFSYHSHLDPALNPLSFFRRCFSEKLSSFDSTTRNFPDYSPKKPIIQDSELVHRISIAIKQRRSEPLRRVLKPYESKFRADHLIWVLMNIKNDYRLVLSFFEWACLRRDPSLEARCIVAQIATASKDLKMARKLIQDFWVNPNLDVGVSFGHFVEQLIYTYKDWGSDPRVFDIFFQVLVEAGMLDEARKLFDKMLNYGLLISVDSCNLFISHLSEDLDGIKIALKVFAEFPEVGVCWNTASYNIITHSLCQLGRVVEAHQLLLQMELRGCMPDVISYSTVINGYCQVGELQRVLKLIEEMQIKGLKPNPYTYNGVILLLCKTGKVAEAERVLREMISEGIAPDGVIYTTLIDGFCKLGNVSSAYRLFDEMQKRKISPDFITYTAVICGLCQTGRVMEADKLFHEMVCKRLEPDEVTYTALIDGYCKEGKMKEAFSLHNQMLQMGLTPNIVTYTALADGLCKCGEVDTANELLHEMCRKGLELNIYTYNSLVNGLCKAGNIDQAVKLMKDMEVAGFHPDAVTYTTLMDAYCKSREMVRAHELLRQMLDRELQPTVVTFNVLMNGFCMSGMLEDGEKLLKWMLEKGIMPNATTYNSLMKQYCIRNNMRATTEIYRGMCAKGVVPDGNTYNILIKGHCKARNMKEAWFLHRDMVGKGFNLTVSSYNALIKGFYKRKKFLEARELFEQMRREGLVADREIYNIFADINYDEGKMELTLELCDEAIEKCLVGDIQTKNT from the coding sequence ATGAAGAGGCATGTTATCTCCTTTTCACGACATTGTTTTCAAGTCTTCTCTTATCATTCCCACTTGGATCCTGCTCTCAATCCTTTATCCTTCTTTAGAAGATGCTTTAGTGAAAAACTTTCTTCCTTTGATTCTACCACCAGAAATTTTCCTGATTATTCCCCAAAGAAACCTATCATTCAAGATTCTGAACTGGTTCATCGTATTTCCATTGCAATTAAGCAACGCCGCTCTGAGCCTCTCCGTCGTGTTCTAAAGCCCTATGAATCCAAATTCCGGGCTGATCACCTCATTTGGGTTCTTATGAACATTAAGAATGATTACAGATTGGTTTTAAGTTTCTTTGAGTGGGCCTGCCTACGCAGAGACCCATCACTGGAAGCACGTTGCATTGTTGCTCAAATAGCAACGGCTTCAAAGGATCTGAAAATGGCTCGCAAGCTCATCCAGGATTTTTGGGTCAATCCCAATTTGGATGTTGGTGTTTCTTTTGGTCATTTTGTTGAGCAGTTGATATACACTTACAAGGACTGGGGTTCAGACCCCCGTgtctttgatattttctttcagGTCCTTGTTGAAGCTGGGATGCTCGATGAAGCAAGAAAACTTTTTGATAAGATGCTGAATTATGGGTTGCTCATCTCTGTTGActcttgtaatttatttatttctcatttatcAGAGGATCTTGACGGGATCAAAATTGCTTTAAAGGTTTTCGCGGAATTTCCTGAAGTGGGTGTATGTTGGAATACTGCATCATATAATATTATAACACATTCTCTTTGTCAATTAGGGAGAGTGGTAGAAGCTCACCAGCTTCTCTTGCAAATGGAGCTGAGAGGCTGTATGCCTGATGTTATAAGTTATAGTACTGTAATTAATGGATATTGTCAAGTTGGGGAGCTCCAAAGGGTTTTGAAGCTCATAGAGGAAATGCAAATAAAAGGATTGAAGCCAAACCCATATACTTACAATGGCGTAATCCTTCTTCTGTGTAAGACTGGTAAAGTAGCAGAAGCAGAGAGGGTCCTTAGGGAGATGATTAGCGAGGGAATTGCCCCAGATGGTGTCATCTACACAACATTAATTGATGGTTTCTGCAAGCTTGGGAATGTCTCATCGGCATATAGGCTGTTTGATGAAATGCAGAAGCGAAAAATTAGTCCTGACTTTATAACATATACTGCTGTTATATGTGGACTATGTCAAACAGGAAGGGTGATGGAAGCAGATAAGCTCTTCCATGAAATGGTCTGCAAGCGGTTGGAACCAGATGAAGTTACCTACACAGCACTTATTGATGGTTATTGCAAAGAAGGGAAGATGAAAGAAGCCTTTTCCCTTCACAACCAAATGCTTCAGATGGGACTGACCCCAAATATTGTCACTTACACTGCACTGGCTGATGGTCTTTGCAAATGTGGGGAGGTTGATACAGCAAATGAGCTTCTTCATGAGATGTGCAGAAAGGGTCTTGAACTGAATATCTACACTTACAACTCACTTGTTAATGGTCTCTGTAAAGCAGGAAATATAGATCAAGCAGTAAAGCTAATGAAAGATATGGAAGTGGCGGGGTTCCATCCTGATGCTGTTACTTATACTACTCTAATGGATGCTTATTGCAAGTCAAGAGAGATGGTTAGGGCCCATGAGCTCCTGCGTCAGATGCTGGATAGAGAGCTTCAACCCACAGTTGTTACATTCAATGTGCTAATGAATGGGTTTTGTATGTCAGGGATGCTAGAAGATGGTGAGAAGCTACTAAAATGGATGCTGGAGAAGGGTATTATGCCAAATGCCACCACCTACAATTCTCTTATGAAACAGTACTGCATTAGAAATAACATGCGTGCCACAACTGAAATTTATAGAGGAATGTGTGCCAAAGGAGTGGTGCCTGATGGCAACACCTATAACATATTGATAAAAGGGCATTGTAAAGCAAGGAATATGAAAGAGGCATGGTTTTTACACAGAGACATGGTTGGGAAGGGATTTAATCTCACAGTTAGTTCCTACAATGCTCTCATCAAGGGTTTTTACAAGAGGAAGAAATTTTTGGAGGCAAGGGAACTGTTTGAGCAAATGAGAAGAGAAGGCCTGGTTGCAGATAGGGAAATATATAACATATTTGCTGATATAAATTATGATGAAGGCAAAATGGAGTTGACTCTTGAGCTTTGTGATGAAGCAATAGAGAAATGTCTTGTGGGTGACATCCAAACTAAGAACACATAA
- the LOC117915738 gene encoding beta-glucuronosyltransferase GlcAT14A-like has product MKRVKNHPTHVNPKWIMLISTCSILSLIVLFFTTLVSPESIPFLSLHRSGSASLFVEYKLRPISPTPVSLPPRLAYLISGTVGDCGALKRTLQALYHPHNLYIIHLDLESPQIERSHLRDYIRNHPAFSSVKNVWMMEKANLVTYRGPTMVANTLHAAAILLKEGGDWDWFINLSASDYPLVTQDDLLHTFSYLPRDLNFVDHTSNIGWKEFQRAKPIIVDPGLYMTKKNNVFWVKQRRSVPTAFKLFTGSAWVALSRPFIDYCIWGWDNLPRTVLMYYTNFVSSPEGYFHTVICNAEEFRNTTVNSDLHFISWDNPPKQHPHLLTITDMSKMISSNAPFARKFGRDDPVLDKIDAELLSRRPDMLVPGAWCIGSSSNGTDPCSVVGNPSVLKPGPGAKRLENLLVSLLSKQNFRPRQCK; this is encoded by the exons ATGAAGAGGGTCAAGAACCATCCCACCCATGTAAACCCCAAATGGATAATGCTCATATCCACCTGCTCCATTCTCTCGCTCATCGTCCTCTTCTTCACCACCCTCGTTTCACCTGAATCGATACCTTTCCTCTCTCTCCATCGCTCCGGCTCTGCTTCCCTCTTTGTGGAGTATAAGCTCCGACCCATTTCGCCCACACCAGTCTCTCTCCCTCCACGCCTTGCCTACCTGATCTCCGGCACCGTCGGCGACTGTGGAGCTCTCAAGCGGACACTCCAAGCTCTCTACCATCCCCACAACCTCTACATCATTCACCTGGACCTCGAATCCCCACAAATTGAACGCTCTCATCTTCGCGATTATATTCGTAACCACCCGGCTTTTTCGTCCGTCAAAAACGTGTGGATGATGGAGAAGGCCAATCTGGTGACTTACCGTGGTCCGACCATGGTGGCGAATACGCTTCATGCCGCGGCCATTCTGTTGAAGGAAGGAGGCGACTGGGATTGGTTTATTAATCTCAGCGCTTCTGATTACCCACTCGTAACTCAAGATG ATTTGCTGCACACCTTTTCGTATTTGCCGCGGGATCTCAACTTCGTCGATCATACGAGTAACATTGGGTGGAAGGA ATTTCAAAGGGCAAAGCCTATAATTGTTGATCCTGGGTTGTATATGACAAAGAAGAATAATGTTTTCTGGGTGAAACAGAGGCGAAGTGTCCCCACGGCCTTCAAGCTCTTTACAG GTTCTGCTTGGGTGGCACTTTCTCGGCCTTTCATAGACTACTGCATATGGGGCTGGGACAACCTTCCCCGAACTGTCCTAATGTATTACACAAACTTTGTCTCTTCCCCAGAAGGCTACTTCCATACTGTCATCTGTAATGCCGAAGAGTTTCGGAATACCACCGTCAATAGCGACCTGCATTTCATTTCATGGGATAACCCCCCAAAGCAGCATCCCCACCTGCTCACCATCACTGACATGTCCAAGATGATTAGTAGCAATGCTCCATTTGCCAGAAAGTTCGGAAGAGATGATCCAGTTCTTGATAAGATAGATGCTGAGCTTCTGTCCCGGAGACCAGATATGCTTGTGCCGGGAGCCTGGTGCATTGGAAGCAGCTCAAATGGAACTGACCCTTGCTCGGTTGTGGGCAATCCTTCAGTCCTCAAGCCGGGCCCTGGAGCAAAAAGGTTGGAAAATCTTTTAGTCTCTCTCCTCTCCAAACAGAATTTCCGGCCAAGGCAGTGCAAGTAA